A genomic stretch from Maniola hyperantus chromosome 22, iAphHyp1.2, whole genome shotgun sequence includes:
- the MCTS1 gene encoding malignant T-cell-amplified sequence 1 homolog, producing MFKKFDEKESISGVQQLKSSVQKGIRSRLLELYPHLENHIDQVLPKKDTFRIVKCHDHIEIMVNSAGELLFFRHREGPWMPTLRLLHKYPFFLPMEQVDKGAIRFVLSGANIMCPGLTSPGARMSTVDKGSVVAVMAEGKQHALAVGITSLSTNDIAKVNKGVGIENCHYLNDGLWQMKPVK from the exons ATGTTCAAAAA ATTCGATGAGAAGGAGAGCATCTCAGGCGTCCAACAGCTCAAGTCCTCAGTGCAGAAGGGGATCCGCTCACGTCTTCTGGAGCTGTACCCTCACTTGGAGAACCACATCGACCAAGTGCTGCCCAAGAAGGACACTTTTCGAATTGTCAAATG TCACGATCACATCGAGATCATGGTGAACAGCGCTGGCGAACTCTTGTTCTTCAGACACCGAGAGGGACCCTGGATGCCCACATTGAGGCTGCTGCATAAAT ACCCCTTCTTCCTGCCAATGGAGCAAGTTGACAAAGGGGCGATCCGCTTCGTCCTCAGCGGGGCAAATATAATGTGCCCTGGTTTGACGTCGCCCGGGGCAAGAATGTCGACAGTAGACAAGGGCAGCGTTGTCGCCGTGATGGCTGAAGGGAAACAGCACGCGCTCGCTGTGGGCATCACGTCTCTTTCTACCAATGACAT TGCCAAAGTGAACAAAGGCGTAGGAATAGAGAACTGCCACTATCTGAACGATGGACTGTGGCAGATGAAGCCAGTGAAGTGA
- the AdipoR gene encoding adiponectin receptor protein, with amino-acid sequence MWEVDSDSGSQSASSDGLRRRQGWDPEGESLASQIDELDEVLAEEEEGCPLPSTPEDQHLLDAEMAEVLKAGVLSDEIDLGALAHNAAEQAEEFVRKVWEASWNVCHFRHLPRWLQDNDYLHKGHRPPLPSFSACFASIFRIHTETGNIWTHLLGCVAFIGVAIYFLTRPSIEIQMQEKMIFGVFFIGAIVCLGFSFAYHTLYCHSEMVGKLFSKLDYCGIALLIMGSFVPWLYYSFYCHYRPKIIYLSVVIVLGILSIIVSLWDRFSEPRLRPLRAGVFMGFGLSGVVPAIHYGITEGWFDQVSKASLGWLVLMGLLYILGAMFYALRVPERWFPGKCDIWFQSHQIFHVLVIVAAFVHYHGISELASYRVTVGECSMPPSSIAF; translated from the coding sequence ATGTGGGAAGTCGACTCTGACTCGGGGTCGCAGAGCGCGTCGTCGGACGGGCTTCGACGGCGACAGGGATGGGATCCGGAGGGCGAGAGTCTGGCTTCTCAAATCGACGAACTCGACGAGGTCCTCGCCGAGGAGGAGGAAGGATGTCCGCTGCCTTCGACGCCCGAGGACCAGCATCTGCTCGACGCGGAAATGGCGGAGGTGTTAAAAGCTGGCGTGCTATCCGACGAGATCGACTTGGGAGCGCTGGCCCATAACGCCGCGGAGCAGGCGGAGGAGTTTGTGCGCAAAGTGTGGGAGGCTTCTTGGAACGTGTGCCACTTTAGACACCTGCCACGTTGGCTGCAAGACAACGACTATTTACACAAAGGCCATCGGCCGCCGCTGCCGTCTTTCAGCGCGTGCTTCGCGTCCATCTTCCGAATCCACACGGAAACCGGTAACATCTGGACACATTTGCTCGGCTGCGTCGCCTTCATCGGCGTCGCGATCTATTTCCTCACGCGGCCCTCCATCGAAATTCAGATGCAGGAGAAGATGATCTTCGGAGTGTTCTTCATCGGCGCGATCGTGTGCCTCGGCTTCTCGTTTGCCTACCACACGCTGTACTGCCACTCGGAAATGGTCGGCAAGCTTTTCTCCAAGTTGGACTACTGTGGCATAGCGCTACTCATTATGGGGTCATTTGTTCCTTGGCTATATTACAGTTTCTACTGCCATTATAGACCTAAGATTATATACCTATCCGTAGTAATTGTGCTAGGTATATTGTCgattatagtatcactttggGATAGATTCTCAGAGCCCCGCCTCCGTCCACTTCGTGCAGGAGTGTTCATGGGTTTCGGTCTGTCGGGAGTAGTGCCAGCGATCCACTATGGTATCACCGAGGGCTGGTTTGATCAGGTTAGCAAGGCGTCTCTGGGTTGGCTAGTGTTGATGGGTCTACTATACATTTTGGGTGCAATGTTCTACGCCCTCCGAGTGCCTgaacgctggttccctgggaagtGTGATATTTGGTTCCAATCTCACCAGATCTTCCACGTCCTAGTGATTGTAGCTGCGTTTGTCCATTACCACGGCATCAGTGAGTTGGCGTCCTACAGAGTCACCGTCGGGGAGTGCTCCATGCCCCCTTCCTCTATTGCATTCTAG